From the genome of bacterium, one region includes:
- a CDS encoding C25 family cysteine peptidase, whose amino-acid sequence MKYKIIMPLFLTLVAALYPAWAGVNLLESTEQGVIVELSCPQPQFEQVLINGKEYFRVSAQGCPGLAEPGLPALPIVGTMILVPPNTIPEIVSSEPAMAVNYKKIPAPASEILINKETVPDPGCYRGSRVYPADLVTISHPVRAGLHKVAFISFKPVRFSPAGSNLSYVKSIKVRIRFRPVGLGDQPLASGKSAQLATGIGWIAAKSAANPNQMIGWASRPSSSKQAKSGVWADTLPYKIFIEEEGIYKIGYYDLMQAGLNPGWFDPRSYKLFNQGREVPIYFKGQADGVFDPEDYFEFYGQRLKGDSSYYHPYFRNNVYWLGAGGSFGARMIEEDGSPVSQNYVLPGSFRDQVHLEKDSLFCRLNSEYSDQTDRWFWRRIDEGDSMVYNFFLPGPDPEAADSVTLSLGFHGYTALLPDTFNDHWAIATLNDDTSFNNIRWDGQAPNIFRATLDPSVLIDGQNRLVLRHGPLGAIDSYFFNWMELEYSRNYKADGGVLAFKPPSQGSDSLFRYEIDGFESQSIDLYKLGISKITGTQVVRDPDGVDYRLTFDDRASAQTGYFAVQNDDQHKLKPKAIVANHIPAPALTDPSQSSQYLIITTEEFLAPATRLAAIRGTQYSGAKVVLASDIYDAFSYGIPSDHPIKEFLRQAFMTWQVPPAYVLLLGGGSWDPRNLSGHSSSDKIPVHLTRTSDFGPTADDNYYADILDDDQFSSLPDIAVGRIPVYTANDCQIWEAKQLSYEQQPLLDQWQRDFMLIAGRNTNPGDAFDVESNLLAAMLDPRYTVSKVYHSNPATTQDLIDQFNEGSILVGYNGHGGGQVWSHDSFFRIDEVAMLNNWGRWPFVCAFTCYSGAFDIPDTVSLSQAMLLKTYSGAIGVFSSSGPSWGIFNEPPALEKAFFGAVDDYELTRFGDIVISSKFEMAARYGTVSGQPGEMITSFNLLGDPGMRLAVARRGIEIAMLPASLLPGDSVTVNISGGFKAGSITLLSLCDSAGNPAVSYSVFSDSAGKVTARVQVPPTMVPGKALMKAFVKDADSSWAACGEMGIGQPVFYGTTATPACPVNLVDSVDIVSGASSLGGIDSVWCEWRTSSSRADTSGLQTTLMDSTAPGFYRLKNKIINSGTSDTVLNYRICLSGPGVAKAVSKWCYHHLLTRSDLATQKKINGNDNVWFGGKRRLTIFADIHNNGEITADSIPIHIYRYNNELPPTDSVTVMLDSILPGTKAVVAVPWTMGPGRERDSIELSIDPFAKILPPEQDTSNNHFSSNYFDLPKYPDTKVYRQLGLLGSGDTVTLLQADPQIRYYLPDSSLNDSAVSIVGAFPFDQYSPLNPASQPGLKMIGDDFRDAYFVNLTDSTRGLSNGKKLWVSLGWPQLREVEDLSLVNIYRFNTRQELWQKVPGGADTLSVWGNSDSLGTFMPLIGTDTTAPLITARLEQQATGWGSEVRVSRPQYSVLIEDPNGINLDSVWVKKDGALVPRNEYNLPTQPQDNSSVPLAYAPYLADGQHNLEFGACDNLGNSSAVSVQLTVAAQFGLYELACYPTPVDGSYATFYFFVGDHADKYELKVFTVAGRLIKTFNGGYASGVKTLRWDVDDDSGQKVANGVYFYTLQVWNGDKQQKKTEKLAVLR is encoded by the coding sequence ATGAAATATAAAATAATAATGCCGCTTTTCTTGACGCTGGTTGCGGCCCTTTATCCTGCCTGGGCCGGCGTTAATCTGCTTGAATCCACAGAACAGGGTGTGATAGTGGAGCTTTCCTGCCCCCAACCACAGTTTGAGCAAGTATTAATAAACGGAAAGGAATATTTCCGTGTCTCGGCCCAGGGCTGCCCAGGCCTGGCCGAACCCGGCCTGCCGGCCCTGCCGATAGTAGGAACGATGATATTGGTTCCGCCCAACACCATCCCAGAGATAGTTTCATCCGAACCGGCCATGGCCGTGAACTATAAGAAGATTCCGGCCCCGGCTTCCGAAATATTGATCAACAAGGAAACTGTTCCTGACCCTGGTTGTTACCGGGGAAGCCGGGTCTATCCTGCAGACCTGGTCACCATTTCCCATCCGGTAAGGGCCGGCCTCCACAAGGTGGCTTTCATTTCCTTTAAACCGGTGCGGTTCTCTCCGGCCGGCAGCAATTTGTCATATGTAAAAAGCATCAAAGTCCGGATCAGGTTCCGGCCCGTCGGCCTGGGCGACCAGCCGCTGGCATCGGGGAAATCCGCCCAGCTGGCAACAGGGATAGGGTGGATCGCTGCCAAAAGCGCCGCCAATCCAAATCAGATGATAGGCTGGGCCTCCCGTCCATCTTCTTCTAAACAAGCAAAATCAGGCGTTTGGGCCGACACGCTTCCCTACAAGATATTCATAGAGGAAGAAGGTATTTATAAGATCGGTTATTATGATTTGATGCAGGCCGGGCTCAATCCCGGATGGTTCGATCCCCGCAGCTATAAATTGTTCAATCAGGGCCGGGAAGTTCCCATCTATTTCAAGGGGCAGGCTGACGGAGTGTTTGATCCGGAGGATTATTTCGAGTTCTACGGCCAGCGTTTAAAGGGGGACAGCAGTTACTACCACCCCTACTTCCGGAACAATGTCTACTGGCTGGGGGCCGGAGGCAGTTTCGGCGCCAGGATGATAGAGGAGGATGGAAGCCCGGTAAGCCAAAACTATGTCCTGCCTGGATCCTTCCGGGATCAGGTCCATTTGGAAAAGGACAGTCTTTTTTGCCGGCTGAACAGCGAGTACAGCGATCAGACCGACCGCTGGTTCTGGCGCCGGATTGATGAAGGCGACAGCATGGTTTATAACTTCTTCCTCCCCGGGCCTGACCCCGAAGCGGCCGACAGCGTTACCCTGTCCTTAGGTTTTCACGGATACACCGCCCTGCTGCCGGACACCTTTAACGACCATTGGGCCATTGCCACTCTGAATGACGATACCTCGTTCAATAATATCCGATGGGACGGTCAGGCCCCCAACATATTTAGAGCGACATTAGATCCCTCAGTTTTGATCGACGGCCAGAATCGGCTGGTGCTAAGGCACGGTCCGCTGGGTGCCATCGACAGCTACTTTTTCAACTGGATGGAGTTGGAATATTCTAGAAACTATAAGGCCGATGGCGGAGTTTTGGCTTTTAAGCCTCCTTCCCAGGGATCAGACAGCCTGTTCCGTTATGAAATAGACGGATTTGAGAGCCAGAGCATAGACCTGTATAAGCTGGGGATTAGCAAAATTACCGGAACCCAGGTGGTGCGGGATCCTGACGGAGTGGACTACAGGCTGACCTTTGATGACAGGGCTTCCGCCCAAACCGGCTATTTTGCAGTGCAAAATGACGACCAGCACAAGCTGAAACCCAAGGCCATTGTTGCCAACCATATCCCGGCACCGGCCCTGACGGACCCCTCCCAGTCATCCCAATATCTGATAATAACCACTGAAGAATTCCTGGCGCCGGCCACAAGATTGGCCGCCATCCGGGGAACACAGTATAGCGGGGCCAAGGTGGTACTGGCATCCGACATCTACGACGCCTTTAGCTATGGGATACCCTCGGACCACCCGATCAAAGAATTTTTGCGCCAGGCATTTATGACCTGGCAGGTCCCGCCGGCCTATGTTTTGCTGCTGGGCGGCGGCAGTTGGGATCCCCGCAATCTTTCCGGGCATTCTTCCTCCGATAAAATACCGGTGCATCTGACCCGGACCTCCGACTTTGGCCCGACTGCAGACGACAATTATTATGCCGACATACTGGATGATGATCAATTCTCTTCACTGCCGGACATCGCGGTGGGCAGGATCCCAGTCTATACTGCCAACGACTGTCAGATCTGGGAAGCCAAGCAATTGTCATATGAACAGCAGCCTCTGCTGGACCAGTGGCAGCGTGATTTTATGCTGATAGCCGGAAGGAATACAAATCCCGGGGACGCGTTTGACGTGGAAAGCAACCTACTGGCGGCCATGTTGGATCCCCGTTACACTGTTTCAAAGGTCTATCACAGCAATCCTGCCACCACCCAGGATCTGATAGACCAGTTCAATGAGGGATCTATTTTGGTGGGGTATAACGGGCACGGGGGCGGCCAGGTATGGTCCCACGACAGTTTTTTTAGAATCGATGAGGTGGCCATGCTTAATAACTGGGGCCGCTGGCCGTTTGTGTGTGCGTTCACCTGCTACAGCGGGGCTTTTGACATTCCTGATACAGTGTCCTTGTCCCAGGCCATGCTTTTAAAGACCTACAGCGGGGCGATAGGTGTTTTTTCCAGTTCAGGGCCGTCATGGGGAATATTCAATGAGCCCCCGGCCTTAGAGAAGGCATTTTTTGGGGCAGTAGATGATTATGAACTTACACGTTTTGGCGACATTGTGATCAGTTCCAAGTTTGAAATGGCTGCCAGATACGGCACGGTTTCGGGACAGCCGGGAGAAATGATAACCAGCTTTAATCTGCTGGGTGATCCCGGCATGCGCCTGGCTGTTGCCCGCCGGGGCATTGAAATTGCAATGCTTCCGGCTTCGCTTTTGCCCGGAGATTCCGTCACGGTTAACATAAGCGGTGGCTTCAAAGCCGGGAGCATCACCCTGCTTTCCCTTTGCGACTCCGCCGGCAATCCGGCAGTCAGCTATTCTGTGTTCTCCGACTCGGCAGGCAAGGTGACTGCAAGGGTCCAGGTTCCTCCAACCATGGTCCCAGGGAAGGCCCTGATGAAGGCCTTTGTCAAGGACGCCGACAGCAGCTGGGCCGCCTGCGGAGAAATGGGGATCGGCCAGCCGGTCTTTTACGGCACAACCGCCACGCCGGCCTGCCCGGTCAATCTGGTGGACAGCGTTGATATCGTCAGCGGAGCTTCCAGCCTGGGGGGGATAGACAGCGTCTGGTGCGAATGGCGAACATCCTCCAGCAGGGCTGATACGAGCGGACTTCAAACAACATTGATGGACAGCACCGCTCCCGGTTTCTACAGACTAAAAAACAAGATCATCAATTCCGGGACTTCCGATACGGTGCTTAATTACCGAATCTGCCTTTCCGGACCGGGGGTTGCCAAAGCCGTAAGCAAATGGTGTTATCACCATCTTTTGACCCGCTCCGACCTGGCGACCCAGAAAAAAATCAACGGTAACGACAATGTCTGGTTCGGCGGCAAACGGCGTCTGACAATATTTGCTGACATCCATAATAACGGGGAAATTACTGCGGACAGCATCCCGATACATATTTACCGCTACAACAACGAGCTTCCCCCCACGGATTCGGTGACTGTGATGCTGGATTCCATTCTGCCCGGAACCAAGGCGGTGGTGGCTGTACCCTGGACCATGGGCCCGGGAAGGGAGAGGGACTCGATAGAACTTTCCATAGACCCCTTTGCCAAAATCCTGCCGCCGGAACAGGATACCAGCAACAATCATTTTTCTTCGAACTATTTTGACCTGCCCAAGTATCCAGACACTAAAGTTTACCGCCAATTGGGCCTTCTGGGAAGCGGCGATACAGTGACATTGCTGCAAGCGGACCCTCAGATCAGATATTACCTGCCCGATTCCAGTCTGAACGACAGCGCCGTTTCGATAGTGGGAGCCTTCCCCTTTGATCAATATTCACCGCTGAATCCGGCCAGCCAGCCTGGATTGAAAATGATCGGGGACGACTTCCGAGACGCCTATTTTGTGAATCTTACCGATTCAACCCGGGGACTGTCCAATGGAAAGAAATTATGGGTCAGTCTGGGCTGGCCTCAGTTGAGGGAGGTCGAAGACCTGAGCCTGGTGAACATTTACAGATTCAATACCCGGCAGGAATTATGGCAAAAAGTTCCAGGCGGAGCCGATACTCTCAGCGTCTGGGGCAATTCGGATTCGTTGGGCACCTTCATGCCACTGATCGGAACCGACACCACTGCTCCCCTGATCACCGCCAGGCTGGAACAGCAGGCTACCGGCTGGGGCAGTGAAGTAAGGGTTTCCCGACCCCAGTATTCGGTGCTGATCGAGGATCCCAACGGCATCAATCTGGATTCAGTCTGGGTGAAAAAGGACGGGGCGCTGGTTCCCCGCAATGAGTACAATCTGCCGACCCAGCCCCAGGACAACAGCAGCGTGCCCCTGGCCTATGCCCCGTATCTGGCCGACGGGCAGCATAATCTGGAGTTCGGGGCCTGCGACAACCTGGGCAACAGCTCGGCGGTCTCGGTGCAGCTGACGGTGGCCGCCCAGTTCGGGCTGTATGAGCTGGCCTGTTATCCCACTCCCGTCGACGGGAGCTATGCCACTTTTTACTTTTTTGTGGGCGACCATGCCGACAAGTACGAGCTGAAAGTATTCACCGTGGCCGGAAGGCTTATCAAGACCTTCAATGGCGGGTATGCCTCCGGCGTCAAGACCCTGCGCTGGGATGTTGACGATGATTCCGGGCAAAAAGTGGCCAACGGGGTGTATTTTTACACACTGCAGGTTTGGAACGGGGACAAACAGCAGAAGAAGACCGAAAAACTGGCTGTTTTACGATAA